One genomic window of Stigmatopora nigra isolate UIUO_SnigA chromosome 13, RoL_Snig_1.1, whole genome shotgun sequence includes the following:
- the LOC144206826 gene encoding uncharacterized protein LOC144206826, with the protein MDEDNTPNCLEVHRRWRNPKQAWPRNGNFCPTCLFFCKFTPWRVCRVKKERKSQSQLTTRIRQTNADPCKGKMDQSTSLPFQREGPFLRPPPEGRRRFHFFRGKDLHYLVKGCICLALIKDCSPLVAICIITAG; encoded by the exons ATGGACGAAGATAATACACCAAACTGCCTGGAGGTCCACCGTAGATGGCGTAACCCCAAACAG GCTTGGCCAAGGAATGGCAACTTCTGTCCCACATGTTTGTTCTTCTGCAAGTTCACTCCGTGGCGAGTTTGCCGGGTCAAAAAGGAAAGGAAATCGCAATCCCAGCTGACGACACGGATACGACAAACGAACGCTGATCCGTGCAAAGGGAAAATGGATCAGTCGACAAGTCTTCCTTTTCAACGGGAAGGCCCATTCCTCCGCCCACCACCCGAGGGACGACgacgttttcattttttcagg GGCAAGGACCTTCATTACTTGGTGAAAGGTTGCATTTGCTTGGCTTTAATCAAAGATTGTAGTCCATTGGTTGCAATCTGTATCATCACCGCTGGGTGA